Proteins from one Terriglobia bacterium genomic window:
- a CDS encoding response regulator, which yields MPSVLLVDPELSVIVTLKMILERDGYSVSTATSYSAATALLQNESWDILITELDLEAEALGLRLAREAKSLDYHPAIFVYLSYPNVERLRAALALRVDYCGFKPLEVEEIRKVVRLLLARNCASRSHRLQASKQR from the coding sequence ATGCCGTCTGTTCTGCTAGTTGATCCCGAGCTGAGCGTGATCGTAACGCTCAAGATGATTCTTGAACGGGATGGCTACTCCGTAAGTACCGCAACCTCCTATTCCGCCGCAACTGCCTTGCTGCAAAACGAGAGCTGGGACATTCTGATTACAGAGCTCGATCTGGAAGCAGAAGCTCTGGGACTTCGGCTGGCCCGTGAAGCCAAGTCTCTGGATTATCACCCGGCAATTTTTGTTTATCTCTCATATCCCAACGTTGAGCGCTTGCGCGCTGCTCTGGCCCTGCGCGTGGATTATTGCGGCTTTAAACCGCTGGAAGTTGAGGAGATCAGAAAAGTCGTCCGGCTGCTGCTCGCACGCAATTGCGCCAGCAGAAGCCATCGGCTGCAGGCTTCCAAGCAGAGATAG
- a CDS encoding alpha/beta hydrolase, which translates to MNNASAVRSRLALIVLLFVASLSFAQADAASPNIASRTANVDGVQFHYMTAGKGPAVVLIHGYAETSLMWKPLIPLLAARFTVIAPDLPGIGDSSIPAGGMDMKTAATRVHALVRSLGVQQAEIVGHDIGLMVAYAYAAQFPAEVTKLAVMDAFLPGVAGWEDVYNNPGIWHFRFNGYTPELLVKGRERTYFEHYWNDFAADKTHSIPEAERRTYTAAYSRPGRMRAGWAYFVSFPQAAKDFAELAKTKLPMPVLSIGGEKANGVMLGNQMKLVSSDATVIVLKNTGHWLMEENPKETMDALVKFL; encoded by the coding sequence ATGAATAATGCTTCGGCCGTCCGCAGTCGTCTGGCTTTGATCGTTCTGCTATTTGTCGCTTCGCTTTCTTTTGCGCAGGCTGATGCAGCAAGCCCAAACATCGCATCACGCACCGCGAACGTTGACGGCGTGCAATTTCATTACATGACTGCAGGCAAAGGCCCGGCAGTTGTCCTGATCCATGGCTACGCGGAAACTTCATTGATGTGGAAGCCACTCATTCCGCTGCTGGCGGCCCGCTTTACCGTGATTGCTCCCGACCTTCCGGGAATCGGTGATTCTTCCATTCCTGCCGGCGGCATGGACATGAAGACCGCGGCCACCCGCGTTCATGCGCTGGTCCGTTCGCTTGGCGTGCAACAAGCTGAGATTGTGGGCCACGACATCGGCTTGATGGTGGCGTACGCTTATGCCGCGCAATTTCCTGCCGAAGTCACCAAGCTGGCGGTGATGGACGCTTTTCTTCCCGGCGTCGCTGGATGGGAAGACGTGTACAACAATCCCGGGATATGGCATTTCCGCTTCAACGGATATACACCGGAGCTTCTGGTAAAAGGCCGTGAGCGCACATACTTTGAGCACTACTGGAATGACTTTGCCGCGGACAAAACCCATTCCATCCCTGAAGCGGAGCGCAGAACTTACACCGCTGCCTATTCCAGACCGGGACGCATGCGCGCAGGATGGGCCTACTTCGTTTCCTTCCCGCAGGCCGCCAAAGATTTTGCCGAACTCGCAAAAACCAAATTGCCAATGCCTGTGCTCTCCATCGGCGGCGAGAAGGCCAACGGCGTTATGCTGGGCAATCAGATGAAGCTGGTTTCCAGCGATGCAACTGTCATCGTCCTGAAAAATACCGGCCACTGGTTGATGGAAGAAAATCCAAAAGAGACGATGGATGCGCTGGTGAAGTTCTTATAA
- a CDS encoding sigma-70 family RNA polymerase sigma factor, translated as MFAGMTEAEVIRKAQAGDAACFEALYTHHKRRVFSLCLRMTNNYAQAEDFTQEAFLQLYRKIASFRGESAFSTWLHRLSVNIILMHWRKKGLPEVSLEETLDPQSEDGPRKDIGKRDDSLHGSVDRMTLENAISSLAPGYRIIFILHDVEGYEHNEIAEMLGCSIGNSKSQLHKARMKLRTMLPRAGREKTINIEEPEMAVAA; from the coding sequence ATGTTTGCCGGCATGACAGAAGCTGAAGTCATCCGCAAAGCGCAGGCGGGCGATGCGGCTTGTTTTGAGGCCCTTTACACACATCATAAGCGCCGTGTCTTTTCACTGTGCCTGCGCATGACCAACAATTACGCCCAGGCGGAAGACTTTACGCAGGAAGCGTTCCTTCAGCTCTATCGCAAGATCGCGTCGTTCCGCGGCGAGTCGGCTTTCTCAACATGGCTGCACCGTCTCTCAGTAAATATCATCCTGATGCACTGGCGCAAGAAGGGGCTTCCAGAGGTTTCACTGGAAGAGACTTTAGATCCGCAGTCTGAAGATGGTCCCAGAAAAGACATTGGCAAACGGGATGACTCGCTTCATGGCTCAGTTGACCGCATGACCCTGGAAAACGCGATTTCCAGCCTTGCTCCCGGTTATCGCATTATTTTCATTCTGCATGACGTGGAAGGCTATGAGCACAATGAGATTGCGGAAATGCTGGGTTGCTCGATAGGAAACAGCAAGTCGCAACTCCATAAGGCGCGCATGAAATTGCGGACTATGTTGCCACGGGCCGGCAGGGAGAAAACCATCAACATTGAAGAACCAGAGATGGCCGTAGCCGCATAG